The genomic window CAGACCTCCTCCTTCAAGACTATTTTGCACTGTGCCTCCCAACAtatcctccttttgtttttagtttaagcACGGCAGCTGTTAGTTGGACTCCGTCGTAGGAGGCACGGAGTCTTGAGTAGAGACATCTGTATAGAATTGTGTAGTGCCATACCAGATAGGGTTCCTACTGTAACAATAGATATTAGACTAAGAATGTCAGTAATAATCCATCCTATTATGCGCCTTGACCACCTTAAGCCATATTTGAGCAAAACTGAGAGAAATACAGAGTCGGTCCATGGTTCTGTTACGTTAACAGGAAGCCACAAATCAAATCTTTGCTTGACTATTGCAATGTTGACATAATGATATGAAATAGTATGGTTTAAACACGTATACAAGGCACATGCTGTACAGTTAACAATCTTAGCAGAAAGATCTATATCGAAGTTACCTACAATAAACATGTACGGGAGGTGCTCACAAGATTGGATATAACCTGTACTATCGTATAAAAAGGTATAGTTTTGAGGTTTTTAAGGCTTTTGCAGCCGCATACACATTGGCAAAGCACTCCAGTGCAGCAGGAATCTTCCACACATGCCATTGCTCAGGTCCTGCGGTAGGGGCTCAGACGTTGACGTTTTCTCTTCGGCTTCTCTATGGTCATTGACGTGACCCTTCGCATCAGCTGTGTCACCCGTCAGGGGAGTCTGGTCTCGGGGTCCTTCTCGGTAATGGACATGGCAAAGTGGAACCCAGAGTTCTTCTCCGTCTGCAACGACAAGACCGTAACCTCTGCCTAGGAGTCGTAAGATTCCTGGCAACCATTGATTAAACTGTTTATACCATATTGGTGTGTTGGCTTCTAACTGTTTCTTACTGTTTTCCtctgcaaaatgtctgtctgcacGAGTATCAGAACTATCTTTTAGTAAAGttaaaaatttaatgaataaagagttaaagataaCAATTGAGGGTTCATAGGATAAGAAGTGTATCTTCTCTTCCATATTCCCCCTTTCTGTTTTAACAAATGAGTTTTAAGAGTATGATGGTTCTTTCAATAATTGCTTGACCCTGGGGATTGTAGGGTATCCCCATGATGTGTGTTATATTCCATTCCAttagaaatgaacaaaatgagtGAGAGGTAAATGTAGGCCCATTATCTGTTTTTAAGACCAAAGGTATTCCTATAACAGGGAAGGTGAGTAAAAGTGCGGAAATGGCGTGTTTGCTGAATTCTGAAGAGACAGGATTGCCCATATAAAACCTGAAAATGTATAAACtgagacaaaaagcaaagaaaactttcCCAAGGAGCAATGAGTGAAGTCAGATTGCCAAAGGGAGCTAGGCTGTTGCCCACGAGGACTCATTCCTGACGCTGTGGTTCGTAAGGCAGAGGGGCACAGCTGTCACCGGGTTCAATGGCATGTCTCGCTTCAGTGAGCGGAATATGGTATTTAGAGTGCAATCTTTTAGCATTGGCATGAAGATTAGCGTGTTcgtccatcagatcagatcagatcagtcactcagtcgtgtccgactctttgcgaccccatgaatcgcggcacgccaggccaccctgtccatcaccaacttccgaagttcactcagaatcacatccatcaagtcagtgatgccatccagccatctcatcctctgttgtccccttctcctcctgcccccaatccctcccagcatcagagtcttttccaatgagtcaactcttcacatgaggtcctcctctgtcgtccccttctcctcttgcccccaatccttcccagcatcagaatcttttccagtgagtcagctcttcacatgaggtggccaaagtactgcagtttcagctttagcatcattccttccaaagaaatcccagggctgatctccttcagaatggactggttggatctccttgcagtgcaagggactcttgGAGACGTATGTATACAGGACGTGTTGAAGCCGAAACCACTTGGAGTGGAGGTCATTTCATTCAATGGACAGCCCAAACCTGAGGTTTTCCTTCTGCTCCGCCTGTAACAGCAGTTGCTAACTTCGCTCGTACTAACCACGTCATTCCTCCTCGGGAGAGGCCTGCTTGCGCTTTCACTTTCCCAGTACAGTTTGAGCAGCCTGCCCAAGGCCAGAATGCTTGGGCTGGTCTAGATTTTGGCATGTTGTCCACCTTTAAGAAAGCATGCATTCTGTATGGACCTACTTCTCCTTACTGTGTAGAATTCCTCAGAGGATGGGCTGATCGCTGgatgccatatgatttttttcaagtagcaAAGATGGTTCTAAATCCTCAACAGTTACTTCTGTGGCAAATGTGGGTTGATGATGAGGCCCGACAAATGACTGACCAGCAATCATTTGTGTGATCTGCCTTAACATAAGGTGTATGGAAGCTGTCTCGTGCccaaaaaagtgaaaacactcacacacacacagtcccacACCTTAAACGGATCAGACGTTCACTGGAACATCACAGTGATGGGAGAGAAGCTTCAAGGAACCTGGGGATCGTGTTTGGCAGCTCAGCTGTGCCCGCAACAGCATCAGTCAGCGGGCAGAGCTGGGAGAAAGAATATGCAACCTGGGAGGGTAGGAACAGAAATAATCCCGCCAGAAAACGAGAGaaccaaagttttaaaaaatgaaaccaaaacgAAGTTAGTGCAATCAATCATGAATTAAAACTGGTGttccagagaagaaatggaggacaCCCTCAAGAGCTTACAACTCCCCAGCCCGGGGCACCTCCTCGCAGACTCGCTGCATGAAGCCGCCTCATTCTCCGTCACGGCCCAACTCACCCGTGCTCTCCAAGATGCGCTGGCCCTGGGGACCCCTGGCCTTGCTGGAGGCCCTGAGCGCAGCCTCAACCATGCCCACTGCGGTGAGACGTGCCCCTGCCAGGGCAGGTCAGCGGGAAGCAGCCTTCGCCTCTTCAAGACCAGGCGTGTAAAGAAGCTGATGCCTCGCCTCCAGATGGAAGGCCTGCGGGCTACCTCCAAGGTCATTGTTTAAATATaaaccaagtttttaaaaattagaatgttACGTTTattgaacacaactgaaattTAGTGTGGAAAAGTGAAGCAAATACAACAGCATTTATACAGTGTATGAAAGGGCATCCTTTAACCCCCAGGCAGTGGGGATACACCTGGCTTCACCAAAAAGCTTGTATGCCGTTTAGTTTTAAACCATATGTTAATACCATAACCAAGGATTTggcaaagatttattttttttctatctccAGCCTTTTAAAGTAGACAGAATAGTTTAGAATGCAGCTGATACTAAGAGCACAAAAAACTGAACCAGACTAAATTCCGCAATCCGGAGACTCGAGGAGACAGTGGTTGTCCAGGGCTGCTGTCTGGGGTGGCGCTGACAGTCCCAGGGGGTCCGTCTGGTGCTGCCCGACCGCCCGGGGTGGGGACCGCTCGGCGCCGCCCGTGTCGCGGTGGATTCTACATGCCGCGTACCAAAGCCAGCAGACACTCAGTGCTGAGGGCCGTCTGCAGCGGACGGACGCGTCCACCGAAGCGTCTGCAGCAGGGAGTAAGGCCACGTGTTTATTCAGGTGAAGCCTCAGGCAGTCCTCCTAGTGTCGGCATTCCTTCCCTCAAATAGTGTTTAACGCTATCAGTGATTCATTAAAATGCTACATACAACATAActaggtattttaaaattatttatactttGATATTTATAATATCTGAAGAAGGTTACTACCGAATTATTACAGTAGGTATTAATCAATGACATGCTTGTCGCTCGATCCCTAAGTGTGGCTGCGGGAGAGCGTGGTTTACTGTCTGCTTCACTGAGTGAGGAAGGCGGCGCTGCCAGAAGAGACGACTCGTGGGGCGGCTGCCCAGGACCGAGACAGCTGCTTCTGTGCACTGTGCGGGGCACGGGCCCCCGCGGCGTGGGGACACCGGGCTAAAGCCTGCATCAGAACGTGCTGGTGGACGTTGTCAGGCGCCTTCCAATGTAGATCCTGACAGAGAAAGGAGGCGGTCGTTACAGGGCAGCGTGTCTCCCGGGGGCGCGCAATGCCGAGACAGCAGCTGATCAGCCCAGCTTATTTACAGAAGGGTCCTGGCTGCCAACACTCAGTGGACACATGGGTCTCACTCTGATCAGCACGCATTTCAGGATTCAATTCAGAAAAATCCAGCTGTGCTCTAACAGCTGTGCAACGCACACCCTTGGCACACACGAAGGATAGCTCCTCCTGAGCTGAGAGGCTCCCTCCTCACTTTCCGACTTGATCAGTCACCCACGGGACAGCTGACGACCCCAGGTTTATCAGCACATCTCACAGAAACCGCTGCTGCACGGGACGCCCCAGGGAGCCCAGAACGGAGGGGTGTCGGGGGGCTGTCCGGGAGGAGGGCGGGGGGAGGACATCAAGGGCCTGAAGGCCAGCGGGGAGTCTCTGCAGAGCAAGGGGACAGGAGGGCTTGATCCTGACCCCCGTGAAGTCTGGGAGGGCAGACACACCTGCAGAAATCCACCCCGAAGTGAAGGCTGAAGCCTAACCCCGCCAGGCCCCAGAGGACCTGAATGCTGGTTCTGGACAAAGCTCCCTGCAGGACTCTGACAGCCTGACTGAGGAGCACTGGCCCAAAGAGTCGGCGCACTGTGCTGAGAGGGGAAGGCGGGGCAGAGCCCAGAGCAGGGGCAGGGCTGTGGGCCAGGGCTCAGGACGGCGGGTGGGGGCCCTGCTCCTGCCTCCTCGAGCCAGCAAGCCGGGCGTCTCCTCTGCCCCGTTCTCAGAGCCCGGGGCTCCAGCCTGCGTCAGAAGCCTGTCCTGACATCCAGCGGCCCAGTAGGCTACCCAGAAGAAGCCCATCCGCCCGCATCAGGACCGGGAAGACCAGAACCCTCCACGTGCGAGCCGCCCCAGGGGCTCCCCCGCTCCCCCGCCTGTGCCCAAGGCCAGCACGGGCCCCGTGCAGGCGGCACTCACCCCAGCCCGATGGCCAGCAGGTGGGACAGCAGCAGCGATGGCAGGAAGACCTTGAGGAACTCCGCAGAAAAGATGCCGCCCTTCTTCATGACGCTTGTGTTGCGCATGCTGAGCGTGGGAGTGCGCTTCGGGTGCTTGAAGAGCAGGAACTCCCTGAGGGGAGAGGGCGGTCAGCGGGCGCTGGCACCCGGCCCCGGAGGCCCCCGCGGACACAGACTCACTTGGCCGGGGGGACGTTCTCTGGCCGACTGGACCAATCCCAAATCCAGTCTGAGTTTTTCTTCAGGATGCTTTCGAcctctttcctcctctccatGTAGTCTTCCTCGGACTGCGGGGAGACGAGGTCGGTGAACCCGCTGCCTGGCTCACCGCCCACCCCACACCCCCGTGGAGGGCCCACCAGACTCCAGCGGCCCTGAGCTGCAGGCACTGCCCCAGAGGAGCACCGGCCAGTGGGGACACATGTTCAGAAAGACACCGGCTGTGGTTCTGGggataaaaggaaaaacagaaacccCCGAAAAGGCCCCCAACAGGGATGTGCCTGAGCTGACGGCACACGGCACGCAGTGAGAGCAGATGCGCGTCCGCGTCTGGCGGGAGAAGAGAAAACCAGAAACCCGTGTGCACCCCTGGTCTCAGTGGCCTTAAAAATACATGTTATTAATAATATGCTAATTAAAGAGCTTTAAAAAGGTGCATtgcttagaattttaaaaactgtgtacCTGATCATAGAATTCCTCTTTAAattcggggggggggggtggaattATGGAAATACTTAGAACACGGTACCAAAACCAACCAAACACCTGGACACAACAAAGCTGGGCTGGACCCCACACATCCAGGAGCAGGCAGGCAGCACCCTGGAGAAGCCTGAGCACAAGGACTGCTGAGCCCCTGGGGCGGGACAGTCTGAGGGGCGCCCGGCAGGCAGCAGGGGGACCCAAGGGCACTGATGGAAGTTTGGGCCCCACAGCTCTCACAATGAGGAAGGGAgcgggcagcctttcccttctccaggggatcttcccgacccaggagtgcaaccggggtctcctgcactacaggcagattctttaccagctgaggcccCAGGAAAGCAGGGCCCCCAGGTTCCTAGATCCCGCCACCCCTGAGCATCACAAAAGGCAGCAGGCAGGGAGATGGCCTGGCGAGGCCGCACTGGCCACTGgcccaacccaggtctgcagaAAGGCAGCTCAGGCCACATCCCACCCTGCTCTCATGGGCTTCCCCCCAGCAGGGGCTACGGCCCCACCAAACTCAGAGATTCTTAAAGGAAAGTCAGAAAACTGAGCTCAGCCTCCACCAGCCTGATCAGCTCCTAACCCGAACCACACAAGCGCCAGTCAGCGAAGCCCGAGGCACGGTTTCTGGAAGCAACTAGTGCCATCGAGGAAGGGACAGCAGCAGTGCCGTCCCAATGAGGGGGCCCTGGGCAGGCCTCCAGACCCCCACGGCTCCCTGCCACTCCCGCCACTCGCCCCGCATCCCCCGGGAGGGCATGTGGGGCAGACAGGTCCCTGGGCAGGCCTCCAGACCCACACGGCTCCCTGCCACTCCCGCCACTCGCCCCGCATCCCCCGGGAGGGCATGTGGGGCAGACGGGTCCCTGGGCAGGCCTCCAGACCCCCACGGCTCCCTGCCACTCCCGCCACTCGCCCCGCATCCCCTTGGAGGGCATGTGGGGCAGACGGGGCCCCGGGCAGGCCTCCAGACCCCCACGGGCCCCCACGGTTCCCCACCACCTGCCCACATCCCCCGGGAGGGCATGTGGGGCAGACGGGGCCCCGGGCAGGCCTCCAAACCCCCATGGGCCCCCACGGCTCCCCGCCACCCGCCTGCATTCCCCGGGAGGGCGTGTGGGGCAGACGGGGCCCCAGGCAGGCCTCCAGACCCCCACGGGCCCCCACGGCTCCCCGCCACCCACCTGCATCCCCTGGGAGGGCGTGTGGGGCAGACGGGGCCCCGGGCAGGCCTCCAGACCCCCACGGCTCCCTGCCACTCCTGCCACTCACCCCGCATCCCCTGGGAGGGCATGTGGGGCAGACAGGGCCCTGGGCAGGCCTCCAGACCCCCACGGGCCCCCACGGCTCCCCGCCACCCGCCTGCATCCCCCGGGAGGGCGTGTGGGGCAGATGGGACCCCGGGCAGGCCTCCAGACCCCCACGGGCCCCCACggctccccaccacccacccgcATCCCCCCGGGGAGGGCGTGTGGGGCAGACGGGGCCCCGGGCAGGCCTCCAGACCCCCATGGGCCCCCACAGCTCCCCGCCACCCACCCGCATCCCCCGGGAGGGCTTGTGGGGCAGACGGGCCCCCGGGTAGGCCTCCAGACCCCCACGGGCCCCCACGGCTCCACGCCACCCGCCCGCATCCCCCGGAAGGGCGTGTGGGGCAGACAGGGCCCCGGGCACACACCCTGAACCAAATGGCCCCACGGCCTCCGGTCCACTCTGTGAAGTGCTGGAGATGCCCCACCCCCGACAGCTGAGAGAAGGTCTGAGGAAGCAGAAGTTGGCTTTCGGGCCGGGTCACCCAGCACCCTGTACCGACAGATCACGAAGGCAGACCCTGTGCACCTTACCTGGGAGCTGTTCTTCTCTCCGAGGCTGTGCGTGTCTGTCTCAGAAGCTCTGTTAGTGTCCTGTGGGGTCTGTGAGCGGGGCGGGCTTGGGGGAAATAGCACACGTTCACCTTTCCACCAGGACACAcagaccccccacacacacacaggggacggcgtccctggagaaggaagcgcTCCCGCCAACCCCGGGGGACCAAGGCCCAACAGTCACAGCGGCCCCCTGCCTTCTCAGCTGAGCTCAGACGCCCAGCAGGCAGCAGCCAGCCCCGGGGGGGACCAGGGCCGAAGAGTCACAGCGGCCCCCTGCCTTCTCAGCTGAGCTCAGACACCTAGCAGGCAGAAGCAGGGGCAGGACCCCACGGGCGGTGTCCCCCCACCCGAGGGCAAAGGGCCCGCCGTCTGGGCGCTAACTGAGGCCAGGGAGGCCCGAGGAGCCATGCTGGGAC from Bubalus kerabau isolate K-KA32 ecotype Philippines breed swamp buffalo chromosome 22, PCC_UOA_SB_1v2, whole genome shotgun sequence includes these protein-coding regions:
- the BNIP3 gene encoding BCL2/adenovirus E1B 19 kDa protein-interacting protein 3, whose translation is MSQSESPGLQEESLHGSWVELHFGSNGNGSSVPDSVSIYNGDMEKILLDAQHESGRSSSKSSHCDSPPRSQTPQDTNRASETDTHSLGEKNSSQSEEDYMERRKEVESILKKNSDWIWDWSSRPENVPPAKEFLLFKHPKRTPTLSMRNTSVMKKGGIFSAEFLKVFLPSLLLSHLLAIGLGIYIGRRLTTSTSTF